In Haemorhous mexicanus isolate bHaeMex1 chromosome 6, bHaeMex1.pri, whole genome shotgun sequence, a single window of DNA contains:
- the CSRP3 gene encoding cysteine and glycine-rich protein 3, whose amino-acid sequence MPNWGGGAKCGACEKTVYHAEEIQCNGRSFHKSCFLCMACRKALDSTTVAAHESEIYCKTCYGRKYGPKGVGFGQGAGCLSTDTGDHLGLNLQQGSPKPARPSTPTNASKFAKKMVDVDKCPRCGKSVYAAEKIMGGGKPWHKTCFRCAICGKSLESTNVTDKDGELYCKVCYAKNFGPKGIGFGGLTQVEKKECE is encoded by the exons ATGCCGAACTGGGGAGGAGGAGCCAAGTGTGGGGCCTGTGAAAAGACAGTGTACCATGCTGAGGAAATCCAGTGCAATGGAAGGAGCTTCCACAAGTCATGCTTCCTCTGCA TGGCTTGCAGGAAGGCTCTGGACAGCACCACAGTAGCAGCTCACGAATCTGAAATCTACTGCAAAACCTGTTATGGGAGAAAATATGGCCCCAAAGGGGTTGGCTTTGGACAGGGGGCTGGATGCCTCAGCACTGACACCGGAGACCACCTGGGCTTGAACCTGCAGCA GGGGTCACCAAAGCCTGCTCGCCCCTCAACACCAACTAATGCTTCAAAGTTTGCCAAAAAGATGGTAGATGTGGATAAATGTCCCCGTTGTGGCAAATCAGTGTATGCTGCAGAAAAGATcatgggaggaggaaaa CCTTGGCACAAGACCTGCTTCCGCTGCGCCATCTGTGGGAAGAGTTTGGAATCCACCAACGTCACGGACAAGGATGGAGAGCTCTATTGCAAAg TTTGCTACGCAAAAAACTTCGGTCCCAAAGGAATTGGGTTTGGTGGCCTCACTcaagtggaaaagaaagagtGTGAATGA